AACGAGGAGCATTTCCTCCAAATCGAAGTCTGAAGTGGATGCCATATCATCACCCAATTCTGCTATCAGCTCACAGTGGAGCCAAGATCAGCGCGCCACCCGCTGCTATGGCAACGACGTAAGGGGCAGCAGCCACGCCCGCGACGATGACGATCGTTCCAACCGCAACCTCGGTCTTGTGCTCCCTGAGCCAGTCGAGCGCAGCGTCGATAGTTGGAAAATGAAGTTCCTTCCTCTGTAACTCCTGACGCTCCAGTTCCTCCTGTTCTTTGACGCACCTCATGAACTCTTCGCGGCACGTTTTGGTACAGTGTTCATGGTGCTTGCCAGAGCCCTTATCGATGCTCGAAATGTTGGGCTTCCGTCTCCAGCATGTTCTGAAGCACTTCTTTTCCATTTCGCTACAGTAGGCGTCAGCGCCAGCCCCGCCTGTTCCGCCCTCGACGCTGGAGCCAACTCCGCTCGCGTCCTCGGAAATGACGTAGACATTGCGCTCTGGCGGCTGTGTGTGGGCACATCCGAGGCTGGTCGTTGCCACAGCGATCAGCAGAGCCACCCATCTCGTCAGACCTACAGGGTGCATCGCTCCCGCCATGCCGAGCAGGATCCGCGAAGCCCGCCAGCCGGAACGGCCGAAATGGCGGTAGAGCATCGTCCCCCTCCTTGTCAACGGCCCTCGCGCCCACCTCGGGCCGGGGCGAGCCCAGGTCTAGAACGACCGACCTCGGCGGAACCAGCCGCATGTCCTGGTGCCGTTCACCAGGAGGCATCGCCTTGCCCGATCCACCCCCCTCACGTGTCCCATGGAAAAAGAGGCGACGATCCATGGGAAATCACGACGTAACCCGGTTCACCGGAGCAGCCACCCCCCTCACCGCCCAGGGCATCCAGTCCTGCGCCGACAAACTCTCCGTACACCCCGCCGAGCTCTGGGCTGTGCTCCAGATCGAGACCCAGGGCTGTGGCTTCTTCGCGGACCGCCGGCCCGCCATCCTCTTCGAGCGCCACGTCTTCAGCCGTAGGACCCACGGCCGCTACGACACGCAGGCCCCCGACATCAGCAACCCCCAGGCAGGAGGCTATTCCTGGGGGGCCGCCGAGTACGAGCGGCTCGAACGGGCCCTGGCGCTCGACGAGCGGGCCGCGCTCGAGAGCGCCTCGTGGGGTCTCGGCCAGGTGATGGGGTACCACGCCAACGACCTGGGCTACGGCTCCGTCGAGCAGTTCGTCAGCCGGATGATGGCCTCCGAGGACGAGCAGCTCGCGGCCATGGCGGCGTTCATCCAGCACAACGGCCTGGACAAGGCCCTGCGCGACCATGACTGGGCCGCGTTCGCTCACGGCTACAACGGCGCGGGCTACGCGAAGAACCAGTACGACAAGAAGCTGGCGGCGGCCTACCAGCACCTGTCCACCCACTCCTTGCCGGACCTGAGCGTGCGCGAGGGCCAGCTCCTGCTCACGTTCCTGGGCTTCGATCCGGGCACCGTGGATGGCGCCTTCGGAGCGCACACCAAGGCGGCCCTGAACCGGTTCCAGAGCCAGCATCAACTGCCCACCACCTCCGGCTTCGACCCGGCCACCCTCGAGCTGCTGCGGCAGCAGCTCGCCGGTCCGCTGCGGAGCATGGCGCTCCCCCCTCGGCAAGATCCCGTGGCCCCCACGCCGGTCCCCGCGCCAGCCCTCGCGCTGGCCACACGCCCCCCTTCGCCGGTGGTGAGAAGCACCGAGGCCACGGCGCTGGCACCCGCCGAGCCCGCTCCGCCAGAGGTGCTCGCGAAGGTGGACGCCTCGCCGCTTCCCTCACGGCTGTCCGAGCAACTCGGTCAGCGACTCGCTCAGCCGCTCAGCAAGGACGTCCAGAAGGAGCTCGCCAGCCTTTTGACGCTGCGCGACAAGGCCGCACCGATCCTCGGCCCCACGGCCGTCCAGTCCATCGACCTGGGCCTCACGGCGCTGCTGTCGGAGCAGCCCAACCTCGCGTTCGTGCGGGGCATCCGCCTGCGCGTCGCCTCCGCGCTCGCGGACCAGCTCTACCCCCTGCGCCCACTCCCCCTCCTGCGGTCCAACTCGCCCGCCACGCAGGTGGTGCTCGGGCTGGGGCTGCTGCTGCTCGTCTCCCACGGAGCGGCCGCCTTCGTGCATCAGGTGCTGACCAGCGAGAGCACCCTGCTCTTCGGTCTCCCCGTCCGCATGCTGTTGCTGGTGGGACTGTGCGGCGCCATGGGCAGCGTGGTGAGCATCCTCATGCGGCTCGCGGATCTCGACAAGCCGCGAGGCGCCAGCCGCACCTCCATGGTGATGTTGGGTTTCTTCAAGCCCGTCATCGGCATGTACAGCGCGATCTTCTGCTTCACGTTGCTGAAATCAGGGCTGCTGCCCCTCAAACCGGCGAATCCGGAATCGGAGATGTACCTCTACATGGCGGTGTGCTTCCTGGTCGGCTTCAGCGAGCGGCTCGCGCAGGACATGTTCGCCCGCGCGGAGGAGAGCCTCGTCGCGGCCGCCGGC
This is a stretch of genomic DNA from Archangium violaceum. It encodes these proteins:
- a CDS encoding N-acetylmuramidase domain-containing protein, which produces MGNHDVTRFTGAATPLTAQGIQSCADKLSVHPAELWAVLQIETQGCGFFADRRPAILFERHVFSRRTHGRYDTQAPDISNPQAGGYSWGAAEYERLERALALDERAALESASWGLGQVMGYHANDLGYGSVEQFVSRMMASEDEQLAAMAAFIQHNGLDKALRDHDWAAFAHGYNGAGYAKNQYDKKLAAAYQHLSTHSLPDLSVREGQLLLTFLGFDPGTVDGAFGAHTKAALNRFQSQHQLPTTSGFDPATLELLRQQLAGPLRSMALPPRQDPVAPTPVPAPALALATRPPSPVVRSTEATALAPAEPAPPEVLAKVDASPLPSRLSEQLGQRLAQPLSKDVQKELASLLTLRDKAAPILGPTAVQSIDLGLTALLSEQPNLAFVRGIRLRVASALADQLYPLRPLPLLRSNSPATQVVLGLGLLLLVSHGAAAFVHQVLTSESTLLFGLPVRMLLLVGLCGAMGSVVSILMRLADLDKPRGASRTSMVMLGFFKPVIGMYSAIFCFTLLKSGLLPLKPANPESEMYLYMAVCFLVGFSERLAQDMFARAEESLVAAAGGERPAPPSPR